Proteins encoded by one window of Salmo trutta chromosome 17, fSalTru1.1, whole genome shotgun sequence:
- the LOC115151277 gene encoding mesoderm posterior protein 2-like: MDTAAFSKLLLLQAGDHLLDGDAFLEPGCPILDPGYYSACSSLSPASSIDSCCFSPPCFQWGVGQEKEAANPSSCLIQAAKRQGIEELPAQEKRRSRSKFPGKKRESASEREKLRMRDLTKALHHLRTYLPPSVAPPEQTLTKIETLRFTISYISHLSAQLGLSEDTPCLKRKMDFTPCQYSQDMPQCPQRSSMSGQWCQEILQGNIQSNNQYCLPLATSYTNNTEPHMETDYLMPDVSYQDISLYRNQVFQ; the protein is encoded by the coding sequence aTGGACACTGCTGCCTTCTCCAAACTCTTGCTTCTTCAGGCTGGAGATCATCTGCTGGACGGTGATGCCTTTCTGGAGCCTGGTTGTCCCATCTTAGACCCTGGTTACTACAGTGCCTGTAGTAGCCTATCGCCTGCCTCCTCCATTGACTCCTGCTGCTTCTCTCCCCCTTGTTTCCAGTGGGGAGTTGGTCAGGAGAAGGAGGCTGCGAACCCTTCAAGCTGCCTCATCCAAGCTGCCAAAAGGCAGGGGATAGAAGAACTCCCAGCTCAGGAGAAGAGACGGTCTAGGTCAAAGTTCCCTGGGAAGAAGCGGGAGAGCGCCAGCGAGAGGGAGAagctgaggatgagagacctgaCCAAAGCCCTCCACCACCTCAGGACCTACCTGCCCCCCTCTGTGGCTCCGCCTGAACAGACTCTGACCAAGATCGAGACGCTGCGCTTCACCATCAGCTACATCTCCCACCTGTCTGCCCAGCTGGGACTCAGCGAGGATACCCCATGTCTGAAAAGAAAAATGGATTTCACACCATGCCAGTACTCACAAGATATGCCACAGTGCCCCCAGCGCAGCTCCATGTCTGGACAGTGGTGTCAAGAGATACTGCAGGGCAACATCCAGAGCAATAATCAATACTGTCTGCCACTGGCCACATCATATACCAACAACACAGAGCCACACATGGAAACAGACTACCTAATGCCAGATGTCTCCTATCAGGACATATCCTTATATCGCAACCAAGTTTTCCAGTGA
- the LOC115151278 gene encoding mesogenin-1-like — translation MDISAPLLSNYGVGVQYHWSYPSSDSEFYNLSSPETCIISPTSCMDFSLSWLPRGTATGPHRSTYSGGAKASPSSSDEGRLSGGRIRKNCSKNPSKQRQSASEKEKLRMRDLTKALHHLRTYLPPSVAPPEQTLTKIETLRLTISYISHLSAQLGLSEEALCQRKELNLNASGHHISPQQEVCQFNPSSSGNCWGEEAEIGRCAGQHQTLHHTATSTYPLHNTTGMERHPTSSEMCAYNDVINSSMDSLLESPVYAETAQSSQVFHKDDHYQNIAQDFWI, via the exons ATGGATATCTCTGCTCCTCTACTCAGCAACTATGGTGTTGGTGTGCAGTACCACTGGAGTTATCCCAGTTCAGACTCTGAGTTCTATAACCTCTCTTCTCCAGAGACTTGTATCATCTCCCCGACCTCCTGCAtggacttctctctctcctggctaCCTCGGGGGACCGCCACAGGACCTCACAGGTCAACATACTCTGGGGGAGCCAAGGCTTCCCCATCCTCCAGTGACGAAGGAAGACTCTCTGGAGGGAGGATTAGAAAGAACTGCTCCAAGAACCCCAGCAAGCAGAGACAGAGTGCCAGTGAGAAAGAGAAGCTGAGGATGCGAGACCTGACCAAAGCCCTCCACCACCTCAGGACCTACCTGCCCCCCTCTGTGGCTCCGCCTGAACAGACTCTGACCAAGATCGAGACGCTGCGCCTCACCATCAGCTACATCTCCCACCTGTCTGCCCAGTTGGGACTCAGCGAGGAGGCTCTGTGCCAGAGGAAGGAGCTGAACCTCAACGCATCAGGACACCACATATCACCTCAACAAGAGGTGTGCCAGTTCAACCCCTCCTCCTCAGGGAACTGTtggggagaggaggcagagataGGGAGATGTGCAGGGCAGCACCAGACCCTCCACCACACAGCCACGTCCACGTACCCACTCCACAATACGACTGGGATGGAGAGACACCCGACCAGCAGTGAGATGTGTGCTTACAACGACGTTATCAACTCAAGTATGGattctctgttggaatcgccgGTGTATGCAGAGACTGCACAGTCAAGTCAG GTCTTCCACAAAGATGACCATTATCAAAACATTGCTCAAGACTTCTGGATTTAA